The following proteins are co-located in the Pedobacter sp. FW305-3-2-15-E-R2A2 genome:
- a CDS encoding helix-turn-helix domain-containing protein gives MKYFSITPSPKLAGLVRCFWVLEMDSFSGTPYIHRTMADGCVEMVFHYQGVFDELLSNDQQITSFSSGISGPSQQFRRFSIDQRFGIFGVYLYPFAMSELFDIPCLALTNEMIDMTTILGTAGKELEEKMMLASGNQARVAIISQFLESKLARRKTKHHGISETIRQIIDTDGSSNVKRLADDSFLSMRQFQRNFKEYAGFSPKLFTRIIRFQTALRKYPEKESLSLTDIAYNCGYYDQSHFIHDFKEFSGHHPGTYFSGNAEGTKWITA, from the coding sequence ATGAAATACTTCAGCATTACTCCTTCTCCAAAACTTGCCGGACTGGTACGTTGTTTTTGGGTATTGGAAATGGACAGCTTTTCCGGAACACCTTATATTCACCGGACCATGGCGGATGGATGTGTGGAAATGGTTTTTCATTATCAGGGTGTTTTCGATGAACTGCTAAGCAATGATCAGCAAATAACCTCCTTCTCTTCCGGAATATCGGGTCCTTCACAACAATTCAGGCGATTTTCAATTGATCAACGCTTTGGCATATTTGGGGTATACCTCTATCCTTTTGCCATGTCTGAATTGTTCGACATTCCCTGTCTTGCACTGACGAATGAAATGATAGACATGACCACAATTCTCGGTACAGCGGGCAAAGAACTGGAAGAAAAGATGATGCTCGCTTCCGGCAACCAGGCCAGAGTTGCCATCATCAGTCAGTTTCTGGAATCGAAGCTTGCCCGGCGCAAAACAAAGCACCATGGAATTTCGGAAACCATCCGGCAAATCATCGACACTGATGGAAGCAGCAACGTAAAACGCCTGGCAGACGACAGCTTTTTATCCATGCGTCAGTTTCAGCGCAATTTTAAAGAATATGCAGGTTTTAGCCCTAAATTATTTACCAGGATCATCCGGTTTCAAACTGCCTTAAGGAAATATCCCGAGAAGGAATCCCTTTCCTTAACAGACATTGCGTACAACTGCGGCTATTATGACCAATCGCACTTTATCCACGACTTTAAAGAATTCTCCGGGCATCATCCAGGCACTTATTTTTCCGGAAACGCGGAAGGAACAAAATGGATCACCGCATAA
- a CDS encoding VOC family protein, with product MNIPKTHQAVMPYLMLNGAQKFTDFIKVVFNAEITHQHPREDQTGLLRHGEAQISGSTIMYCDAMEPWGTAVSNLFVYVDNADESFHKAMEAGASIVMELSDQDYGRTCGVKDTTGNVWWITSINA from the coding sequence ATGAACATTCCAAAAACACATCAGGCAGTTATGCCATACCTTATGCTCAACGGCGCTCAGAAGTTTACCGACTTTATTAAAGTGGTGTTTAATGCAGAGATTACCCATCAGCACCCAAGGGAAGACCAGACGGGTTTACTCAGACATGGAGAAGCACAGATTTCAGGAAGTACCATTATGTATTGCGATGCCATGGAACCCTGGGGAACGGCAGTATCAAATCTGTTTGTCTATGTAGACAATGCAGACGAAAGTTTTCACAAAGCCATGGAAGCAGGAGCTTCAATAGTTATGGAGTTATCCGATCAGGATTATGGACGTACCTGTGGCGTTAAAGACACCACAGGCAACGTTTGGTGGATCACCTCAATAAATGCTTAA
- a CDS encoding NAD+ synthase, translated as MNIALAQLNYHIGNFEYNTKKIIDNINLAKARGADLVVFAELAICGYPARDFLEFDEFIELCEAAAQEIALSCHGIACIIGLPVKNDVLAGKDLYNAAYFIEDGQIRDIVKKALLPTYDVFDEYRYFEPANHFECISFKGKKIALTICEDLWNINNNPLYASSPMDELIRQKPDIMINIAASPFSYCHDDERVVVLSDNAKKYKLPLLYVNQVGAQTEIIFDGGSMVFDKQGKLLDEMPYFKEELRVYQMENDQFIGYAPIEHTPAPDIEVIHEALILGIKDYFSKSGFSKAVLGLSGGIDSAIVCALACRALGPENVMAVLMPSKYSSDHSIQDALDLVANIGCKHEIIPIKEAADAFDQMMAPAFKGLPFNLTEENIQARCRGIIVMAMSNKFGYILLNTSNKSECAVGYGTLYGDMCGAIGVIGDVYKTQVYQLAAYINKDGIVIPENSIVKPPSAELRPGQKDSDSLPDYDILDKILFQYIELKQSSSAIIAQGYEEALVRRIIKMVNTAEFKRYQTPPILRVSPKAFGMGRRMPIVGKYLS; from the coding sequence ATGAATATTGCACTCGCACAACTCAATTATCACATTGGGAATTTTGAATACAATACCAAAAAAATAATCGACAATATCAACCTGGCGAAAGCCAGGGGTGCAGATCTGGTGGTCTTTGCAGAGCTTGCAATTTGCGGGTATCCGGCACGGGACTTTCTGGAGTTCGACGAATTCATTGAATTGTGTGAAGCTGCGGCACAAGAGATTGCCCTTAGCTGTCATGGGATTGCCTGCATCATCGGGCTTCCGGTGAAAAATGACGTGCTTGCCGGAAAGGACTTATATAATGCTGCCTATTTTATTGAAGATGGGCAAATCAGGGACATCGTAAAGAAAGCATTGCTGCCTACTTATGATGTATTTGATGAATACCGTTATTTCGAACCTGCCAATCATTTTGAATGCATCAGCTTTAAAGGAAAGAAGATTGCTTTGACCATTTGTGAAGACCTTTGGAACATCAATAACAATCCATTATATGCCTCTTCTCCGATGGATGAACTGATTCGTCAGAAACCAGACATCATGATCAACATCGCGGCTTCTCCTTTTTCTTATTGTCATGATGACGAAAGGGTGGTTGTATTGTCGGATAATGCAAAGAAATACAAATTGCCATTGTTGTATGTGAATCAGGTTGGTGCACAGACAGAAATCATCTTTGATGGTGGCTCAATGGTGTTTGATAAACAAGGAAAGCTACTGGATGAAATGCCTTATTTCAAGGAAGAGCTTCGTGTTTATCAAATGGAGAATGATCAGTTCATCGGCTATGCACCTATTGAACATACGCCTGCTCCTGATATTGAAGTGATACACGAAGCACTGATTCTGGGGATTAAAGATTATTTTTCAAAATCTGGGTTTAGCAAAGCGGTATTAGGTCTTTCCGGTGGAATAGATTCTGCTATTGTATGTGCATTGGCTTGTCGCGCTTTAGGGCCTGAAAATGTAATGGCAGTATTGATGCCTTCTAAATATTCTTCAGATCATTCCATTCAGGATGCATTGGACCTGGTTGCAAACATTGGCTGTAAGCATGAGATCATTCCGATCAAAGAAGCTGCAGATGCTTTTGATCAAATGATGGCTCCGGCTTTTAAAGGTTTGCCTTTTAACCTGACCGAAGAAAATATCCAGGCCAGGTGCAGAGGGATTATAGTGATGGCGATGTCGAATAAATTTGGCTATATCTTACTCAACACTTCCAATAAAAGTGAGTGCGCTGTAGGTTATGGAACCTTATACGGAGATATGTGCGGCGCAATAGGCGTGATCGGAGATGTGTATAAAACACAGGTGTATCAGCTGGCAGCCTATATCAATAAAGATGGAATTGTGATTCCGGAGAATTCCATTGTTAAACCTCCTTCAGCAGAGCTGAGGCCGGGGCAAAAGGATTCAGATTCACTACCGGATTACGATATTCTGGATAAAATCCTTTTCCAATACATTGAGCTGAAACAAAGTTCTTCGGCAATTATTGCACAGGGTTATGAAGAAGCATTGGTAAGAAGGATCATTAAGATGGTCAATACGGCGGAATTTAAACGTTATCAAACTCCGCCGATTTTAAGGGTTTCTCCCAAAGCATTTGGAATGGGCAGAAGGATGCCGATTGTTGGAAAGTATCTTTCTTAA
- a CDS encoding porin family protein: MKRYLTLFLLLLTGQLFAQEAGSPYYGFRLGLTAHPTLGWVKPEVGKTEGIALGFAYGLMADFNFADNYSFATGLTITTINGKSTELGYMANTVNAEPVDHELRYRLQYIEVPLTLKLKTNKIGDLRWYGQFGLSNDFNIGAKQDVKRAGEKIADGKNISDYTRFYRAGLIVGGGAEYDLDNRTSLAIGLTFNNGFTNIAKNGDGKKVKNSYIGLNIGVFF, translated from the coding sequence ATGAAAAGATACCTTACTTTATTCTTATTACTTTTAACGGGCCAGCTTTTTGCACAGGAAGCAGGCTCTCCATATTATGGCTTTAGATTAGGCTTAACGGCACATCCTACTTTGGGATGGGTGAAACCCGAGGTTGGAAAGACTGAGGGCATCGCCCTTGGCTTTGCTTACGGTTTAATGGCCGACTTTAATTTCGCGGACAACTATTCTTTCGCCACGGGATTAACGATCACCACGATCAATGGAAAGAGTACAGAACTTGGTTATATGGCTAATACGGTGAATGCTGAACCAGTGGATCACGAATTGAGGTATCGGCTGCAATATATAGAAGTACCGCTGACCTTAAAATTGAAAACCAATAAAATTGGCGATCTGAGGTGGTACGGGCAGTTTGGTCTCTCTAATGATTTCAATATCGGAGCGAAGCAGGACGTGAAACGTGCTGGTGAAAAAATTGCAGATGGCAAAAACATCTCGGATTATACCCGCTTTTATCGTGCCGGATTAATTGTTGGTGGAGGTGCTGAATACGATTTGGACAATCGCACCAGCCTGGCCATAGGCTTGACTTTTAACAATGGCTTTACCAATATTGCAAAGAATGGTGATGGAAAAAAAGTTAAGAATAGCTATATCGGTCTGAATATCGGTGTTTTCTTTTAG
- the gldB gene encoding gliding motility lipoprotein GldB — translation MINNVKSSQIYLFFLSIPAFFSSKASKSARRIRTSGTFHLLLSGSLLLLFSCKQGSKPDISDIKLDIKVARFDQDLYNGKTKDLTQTDQQLQQKYGAFYNDFVHRMVGDPSYSNTEILSTLYKDQAYTDLNRETDSIFKDMRGIEKDLTQTFKYVKHYYPNARIPKMISFISGFAVQTPIGDDYMGIGLDMFLGKNSKFYGAIVQSVPTYLSRRFSPEYVVPRIAETYAREDLFPERDEDRTLLSKMVQNGKILYFMDQVLADEVPDSVKIGYTQSQIDWCKTYEKDIWAYLLQNSLLFETDYQKIQVFLGEGPFTPGLGEKNESAPKLGVWVGWQMVKRYMQENKGISLQQLMAEKDPQKILNMSKYKPK, via the coding sequence ATGATAAATAACGTAAAATCCAGCCAAATCTATCTATTTTTTCTTTCTATACCGGCTTTTTTTTCATCAAAGGCCAGTAAGTCAGCGCGCAGAATAAGGACATCAGGAACCTTTCATTTGTTATTGTCAGGTAGTTTACTCTTGCTCTTTTCCTGTAAACAAGGCAGCAAACCAGATATAAGCGACATCAAACTGGACATAAAAGTGGCCCGCTTTGATCAGGATCTTTACAATGGAAAAACAAAAGACCTAACGCAAACAGACCAGCAACTACAGCAAAAATACGGGGCATTTTATAACGATTTTGTACACCGCATGGTGGGTGATCCAAGCTACAGCAACACGGAAATCCTTTCCACCTTATACAAAGACCAGGCCTATACCGATTTAAACAGGGAGACCGACAGCATCTTTAAAGACATGCGAGGAATTGAAAAAGACCTCACACAGACCTTCAAATATGTGAAACATTATTACCCAAATGCAAGGATCCCGAAAATGATTTCTTTTATCTCCGGATTTGCCGTTCAGACTCCTATCGGTGATGACTATATGGGTATTGGACTGGATATGTTTCTGGGAAAAAACAGCAAGTTTTACGGCGCCATCGTACAGAGTGTACCCACTTATCTTTCCCGTCGTTTCAGTCCGGAATATGTGGTTCCCAGAATTGCGGAAACCTATGCCCGCGAAGACCTCTTCCCGGAAAGGGATGAAGACCGGACCTTATTGTCAAAAATGGTTCAGAATGGAAAGATCCTTTACTTTATGGACCAGGTGCTGGCGGATGAGGTCCCGGATTCTGTTAAAATCGGATATACACAATCACAGATCGACTGGTGTAAAACTTATGAAAAAGACATCTGGGCTTATTTATTACAAAATAGCCTGTTGTTTGAAACCGACTATCAAAAGATCCAGGTATTTCTGGGTGAAGGACCTTTTACCCCGGGTCTTGGAGAGAAGAATGAATCTGCACCGAAATTAGGGGTATGGGTAGGCTGGCAAATGGTAAAAAGATACATGCAGGAGAACAAAGGGATCAGCCTCCAACAGCTAATGGCTGAAAAAGATCCGCAGAAAATTTTGAACATGTCAAAATATAAGCCTAAATAG
- a CDS encoding patatin-like phospholipase family protein, with protein MTKVGIVLSGGGIRGIAHLGVLKAFKNAGITFSHISGTSAGSIAGAFYASGIDPEKGLDIFIKAKLLRFIRPALGSLGLINIEHVEELLKEHLPEDRIENLKIPLTIAATNFSEGRLVYFTEGPLIRAVLASSCIPGIFKPIMINNQMYVDGGILNNFPIEPLLSDCDYIIGSSCNHLNEVDKITNISSLMKRAGVMSINKDMEQKVSFCNALVEPKGMGDISTFDMKKAETIYWLAYEQTLKTIKSNESLQELIHNFKEPKP; from the coding sequence ATGACTAAAGTAGGAATCGTATTATCAGGTGGTGGCATTCGGGGAATCGCACATTTAGGCGTCTTAAAGGCTTTTAAAAACGCCGGTATCACCTTTAGCCACATCAGTGGAACCAGTGCAGGCTCTATTGCCGGTGCCTTTTATGCTTCAGGAATTGATCCTGAAAAAGGATTGGATATTTTTATCAAAGCAAAATTACTGCGCTTCATCAGACCGGCATTGGGATCTTTAGGCCTGATCAATATAGAGCACGTAGAGGAATTGTTAAAAGAACACCTTCCGGAAGACCGGATAGAAAACCTGAAGATACCATTAACCATTGCGGCCACCAATTTTAGTGAAGGGAGACTGGTCTATTTTACCGAAGGACCATTGATCAGGGCAGTATTGGCTTCCAGTTGTATTCCTGGAATTTTTAAACCGATCATGATCAACAATCAGATGTATGTGGATGGCGGAATTCTGAATAATTTTCCCATAGAACCCTTGCTGAGCGATTGCGATTATATCATCGGTTCTTCTTGTAATCATTTAAATGAGGTTGATAAGATCACCAATATTTCTTCCCTGATGAAAAGGGCCGGGGTCATGTCTATCAATAAAGATATGGAGCAAAAGGTATCTTTCTGCAATGCTTTGGTGGAACCCAAAGGAATGGGAGACATCAGTACTTTCGATATGAAAAAAGCAGAAACCATTTACTGGCTTGCTTATGAGCAAACGTTAAAGACCATCAAGTCTAACGAAAGCTTGCAGGAACTGATCCATAATTTTAAGGAACCTAAGCCTTAA
- a CDS encoding 2-phosphosulfolactate phosphatase, translated as MPKSIEVCLTPALLDLYAIEESIVVVIDVLRATSSIVYGIDNGASAIIPVAQVEDCLSYAGKGFLLAAERNGEVVEGYDFGNSPFSYTPEKVAGKTVVLTTTNGTKALHLARTRAHQVVIGSFLNLESLCNWLRIQNKNVLLLCAGWKDKFNLEDTLFAGAVVNELRKDFAHFDDSCVAAEDLYLLAKDDLRNYLHKSSHSHRLAELNIEEDVKFCLQLNICKAIPVLSGDALVAIKA; from the coding sequence ATGCCAAAAAGTATAGAAGTTTGTTTAACGCCCGCACTGCTTGATCTTTATGCTATAGAAGAAAGTATTGTTGTGGTCATCGATGTTTTAAGAGCAACATCATCTATTGTATATGGTATTGATAATGGAGCCAGTGCAATCATCCCTGTCGCACAGGTAGAAGATTGCCTGAGCTACGCGGGTAAAGGCTTTTTATTAGCTGCAGAGCGAAATGGAGAAGTGGTTGAAGGCTATGACTTCGGCAATTCTCCATTTTCTTATACTCCGGAAAAAGTAGCCGGAAAAACGGTGGTTCTCACCACTACCAATGGAACGAAAGCACTTCATCTGGCAAGAACAAGGGCACATCAGGTGGTGATCGGTTCTTTTCTAAACCTGGAATCCCTGTGTAACTGGCTGCGCATTCAAAATAAAAATGTCTTGTTGTTGTGTGCGGGCTGGAAGGATAAATTCAATCTGGAAGATACCTTATTTGCCGGAGCAGTGGTCAATGAACTGCGCAAAGATTTCGCCCATTTTGACGATTCCTGTGTTGCCGCAGAAGACTTATACCTGCTGGCAAAGGATGACCTGAGGAATTACCTTCATAAATCTTCTCACAGCCATCGCCTGGCAGAGCTTAACATCGAAGAAGATGTAAAATTCTGTCTCCAGCTGAACATCTGTAAGGCCATTCCTGTATTGTCGGGAGATGCGCTGGTAGCAATTAAGGCTTAG
- the gcvT gene encoding glycine cleavage system aminomethyltransferase GcvT: protein MKNTALTDKHISLGAKMVPFAGYNMPVQYEGINAEHAVVRGGVGVFDVSHMGEFILKGENALDLIQRVTSNDASKLYDGKVQYSCLPNEDGGIVDDLLVYRIDEKTYMLVVNASNIEKDWNWIQKYNDKDVEMHNISDKTSLLAIQGPKAAEALQSLTDVDLASMEYYNFVKGTFAGVENVVISATGYTGAGGFEIYFDNEHADVIWDAIFEAGKPFNIKPIGLGARDTLRLEMGFCLYGNDIDDATSPIEAGLGWITKFSKKFTNSEALLAQKEAGVARKLIGFEMIDRGIPRHDYEIVDAEGNVTGRVTSGTQAPSLQKAIGMGYIDKALAKEGTEIYINIRNNKIKAKVVKFPFNK from the coding sequence ATGAAAAATACCGCATTAACAGATAAACACATTTCATTGGGTGCCAAGATGGTACCTTTCGCAGGATATAACATGCCGGTTCAGTATGAAGGAATCAATGCAGAACATGCGGTAGTAAGAGGTGGTGTTGGCGTTTTTGATGTAAGCCACATGGGTGAATTTATCCTGAAAGGCGAAAATGCTTTAGATTTAATTCAAAGGGTAACGAGCAACGATGCGTCGAAACTTTATGACGGTAAAGTGCAGTATTCTTGTCTGCCAAATGAAGATGGCGGTATCGTAGACGATCTGTTGGTTTACAGAATCGACGAAAAAACTTATATGCTGGTCGTGAATGCTTCCAACATTGAGAAAGATTGGAACTGGATTCAAAAATATAATGATAAAGATGTAGAGATGCACAACATCTCTGACAAAACTTCTCTTTTAGCGATTCAAGGTCCTAAAGCAGCTGAAGCACTTCAGAGCTTAACAGACGTTGATTTAGCTTCTATGGAGTATTATAACTTCGTTAAAGGAACTTTTGCAGGGGTGGAAAATGTAGTAATTTCTGCTACAGGTTATACTGGTGCTGGTGGTTTCGAGATCTATTTCGACAACGAACATGCAGATGTGATCTGGGATGCCATCTTTGAAGCGGGTAAACCATTCAACATAAAGCCAATCGGCTTAGGTGCACGTGATACTTTACGTTTAGAAATGGGTTTCTGCTTATATGGAAATGACATCGATGATGCGACTTCGCCTATTGAAGCAGGATTGGGATGGATCACTAAATTCAGCAAGAAGTTCACCAATTCTGAGGCTTTACTGGCACAAAAAGAAGCTGGTGTAGCACGTAAACTGATTGGATTTGAAATGATCGACAGAGGGATTCCCCGTCATGATTATGAAATCGTTGATGCAGAAGGAAATGTAACTGGAAGGGTAACTTCTGGAACTCAGGCACCATCTTTACAGAAAGCAATCGGAATGGGATACATTGACAAAGCATTGGCTAAAGAAGGTACTGAGATCTATATCAACATCCGTAACAACAAAATTAAAGCGAAAGTGGTTAAATTCCCTTTCAACAAATAA
- a CDS encoding glycosyltransferase, with the protein MKTLILTNRIPFPPNSGYPIVVYNTIKGLLKLGVEITMFSINPNKYRVDVEDIYDPLFEQINFHSFNLDTEVNVYGALLNIFSNQSYNVSRYFDEDAAKLLGDLLKENEFDIIQFEGLFVVPYLDVVKENSKAKVIYRAHNIEFDVWERIALTEKFTPRRSYLQFLARRLKVYETEQINRFHQVFAISEQDRQSILRFGCETALEVFPVALDFEKYVTDPSKTSFPTLFHLGAMDWRPNKEGLEWFLDEIWPDIEKLNSELRFYIAGKNMQKQFFEYDSENLVVEGEVFDAVEFINSKAIMIVPLLSGSGMRVKIIEGMAMRKCIIATSMAAEGIRCENGKDILIADTADEFYRAILQCITNPKKWREIGENARKTVERDHDVRIIAERMLNIYQKLLTV; encoded by the coding sequence TTGAAAACATTAATACTCACAAACAGAATACCTTTTCCGCCCAATAGCGGCTATCCGATCGTTGTATATAACACAATAAAAGGATTGTTAAAACTGGGAGTAGAGATTACTATGTTCAGTATTAATCCCAATAAATACCGGGTAGATGTAGAGGATATCTATGATCCTTTGTTTGAACAAATCAATTTTCACTCTTTCAACCTGGATACGGAGGTAAATGTTTATGGCGCCTTGCTGAATATTTTCTCCAATCAATCTTATAATGTATCGCGCTATTTCGACGAAGATGCGGCCAAATTACTCGGCGACCTTTTAAAGGAAAACGAGTTCGACATCATTCAGTTTGAAGGACTTTTTGTCGTACCCTATCTGGATGTTGTGAAGGAAAACAGTAAGGCAAAGGTAATCTATAGGGCCCACAATATCGAGTTTGATGTCTGGGAACGGATTGCGCTGACGGAAAAATTCACCCCCAGAAGGAGTTATCTTCAGTTTTTAGCACGTCGTTTAAAGGTTTACGAAACCGAGCAGATCAATCGCTTTCATCAGGTTTTTGCGATTAGTGAGCAGGACAGGCAAAGCATTTTAAGGTTTGGTTGTGAAACGGCGCTGGAAGTTTTTCCGGTAGCGCTGGACTTTGAGAAATATGTGACAGACCCCTCCAAAACAAGTTTTCCAACCTTGTTTCATTTGGGCGCCATGGACTGGCGACCGAATAAAGAAGGATTGGAATGGTTTCTGGATGAGATCTGGCCGGATATTGAAAAACTGAACAGTGAGCTTCGTTTTTATATTGCCGGGAAAAATATGCAGAAGCAGTTTTTTGAATATGATTCGGAAAATCTGGTGGTAGAAGGAGAGGTCTTTGATGCGGTTGAGTTTATCAATTCCAAAGCGATCATGATTGTTCCTTTATTGTCCGGAAGTGGAATGAGGGTAAAGATCATCGAAGGCATGGCGATGCGGAAGTGTATCATTGCAACCAGCATGGCTGCCGAAGGAATCAGGTGTGAAAATGGAAAAGATATCCTCATTGCAGATACTGCAGATGAGTTCTACAGGGCCATCCTGCAGTGCATTACCAATCCTAAAAAATGGCGTGAGATTGGAGAAAATGCCAGAAAAACGGTAGAACGTGACCATGATGTCAGGATCATCGCAGAAAGAATGTTGAATATCTACCAAAAATTACTTACTGTATAA
- a CDS encoding ribonuclease HII yields the protein MLLNSYQNELIEAGCDEAGRGCLAGPVFAAAVILPPDFIPGMLTDSKKLSHKQRDVLRLIIEKEAIAWAVAEVDHLEIDKINILNASFLAMHRAIEKLSLRPQYLSIDGNRFKAYPEIPHACIVKGDGKYLNIAAASILAKTHRDEYMEKIAEEYPIYQWKKNKGYPTVDHRNAALAHGLSPYHRKTFTISQPQLALFSEIKG from the coding sequence ATGCTGTTAAATAGTTATCAGAATGAATTAATCGAGGCTGGTTGCGATGAAGCTGGCAGGGGATGTCTTGCAGGCCCTGTATTTGCCGCCGCAGTGATCCTTCCTCCGGATTTTATTCCCGGAATGCTGACGGATTCAAAAAAGTTAAGTCATAAACAGCGGGATGTTTTAAGACTGATCATTGAGAAGGAAGCAATTGCCTGGGCTGTAGCCGAGGTGGATCACCTGGAAATTGATAAAATCAATATCTTAAATGCTTCTTTTTTAGCGATGCACAGGGCGATAGAAAAGTTAAGCCTGAGACCTCAATACCTGAGCATTGACGGGAACCGTTTTAAAGCCTACCCGGAAATTCCTCATGCCTGTATTGTTAAAGGAGACGGGAAATACCTGAATATTGCTGCTGCTTCCATTCTGGCTAAAACGCATCGTGATGAGTACATGGAAAAGATCGCCGAAGAATATCCCATCTATCAATGGAAGAAAAATAAAGGATATCCTACTGTAGACCATAGAAACGCGGCTTTAGCGCATGGATTATCGCCATATCACCGTAAAACTTTTACAATTAGCCAACCTCAGCTGGCCCTGTTTTCCGAAATTAAAGGATAA
- a CDS encoding ABC transporter permease — MEINNSPSGKVWKRFRKNKMAFAGLLFILLMVLMGILGYLITPDQTPYANTMHLQLSNKKPGRSFDFLIISRNKDIKKVNFLERMLFGQEADFKSIPVTAYREEGNKVYAREYIGDDEQAEESVYPLLEKENRYRQTFWLGTDIYGRDLLSRLIIGIRVSLSVGLMAVLISLFIGISLGALSGYFGGKIDAAISWFMNVIWSLPSLLLVIAISFALGKGFWQIFIAVGLSTWVDVSRLVRGQVMALKQVEFVEASKALGFSTSRTIIKHILPNIAGPILVVASANFASAILLETGLSFLGFGAQPPMPSWGSMIKEHYGYIIMDAAYLAILPGLSIMITVYAFNLLAIGLRDAFDVKSQNISV, encoded by the coding sequence ATGGAGATCAATAATAGCCCTTCAGGAAAAGTATGGAAGCGATTCAGAAAAAATAAGATGGCTTTCGCCGGGCTATTGTTCATTCTATTAATGGTCCTTATGGGTATTCTTGGTTACCTGATCACACCGGATCAGACACCTTATGCGAATACCATGCATTTACAGCTTAGCAATAAAAAGCCGGGAAGGAGTTTTGATTTTCTCATCATCAGCAGAAATAAAGACATCAAAAAAGTGAATTTTCTGGAACGCATGTTATTCGGACAGGAAGCCGACTTTAAAAGTATTCCGGTTACGGCCTACCGTGAGGAAGGAAATAAGGTGTATGCAAGGGAATATATCGGAGACGATGAACAGGCGGAAGAATCAGTGTACCCACTCCTGGAAAAGGAAAACAGGTATCGGCAGACCTTTTGGCTGGGGACAGACATTTACGGAAGAGATTTGCTGAGCAGGTTGATTATTGGCATCCGCGTCTCCCTTTCAGTAGGACTGATGGCGGTACTCATTTCTCTTTTTATAGGCATTAGCTTAGGTGCACTTTCTGGTTATTTTGGCGGGAAGATCGATGCAGCCATCAGCTGGTTCATGAACGTCATCTGGTCTTTACCTTCCCTGTTATTGGTGATTGCCATTTCTTTCGCCTTAGGGAAAGGATTCTGGCAGATCTTTATTGCGGTGGGATTGTCTACCTGGGTAGATGTATCCAGACTGGTAAGAGGGCAGGTGATGGCTTTAAAACAAGTAGAATTTGTGGAAGCTTCCAAAGCCCTTGGTTTCTCCACCTCCAGAACAATTATTAAACATATATTACCCAATATTGCCGGACCTATCCTGGTAGTGGCTTCTGCAAATTTTGCCTCGGCAATTCTGCTGGAAACAGGCCTGAGCTTTTTGGGCTTTGGGGCACAGCCACCGATGCCCAGTTGGGGCAGCATGATCAAGGAACATTATGGTTATATCATTATGGATGCGGCTTACCTGGCCATTTTGCCCGGTTTGTCGATCATGATCACGGTATATGCCTTCAACTTACTCGCGATTGGATTAAGGGATGCTTTCGATGTGAAATCGCAAAATATATCTGTTTAG